In Chryseobacterium sp. C-71, the genomic window TTGCTGACTTCTCTTTTCATTGCTTTACTTTCTCTGGTCGTCAATCACTTCGTATTGCCGTGGGCAAATATTAAGAAAAATGCACTCGAAGCATATACTTATAATCAGACGAATAAAGATAAAATTCTGGGTACGGCTCCGGTTTCTGCGCAATTAAGCAAAACGGAATATATCTTCATCAATTCGTGGAATAAAAAAGAATATCGTGGCTACGGCTTTGTCTACCAAAAATTTGATAAAAACCGTAAACTGACTTACGAACTGAAGGCAAATGATGCTTACTGGGATCCTGCTAAAAAGCAATTTGTACTGAATAGTTTTCTCGAAAAAACCATTAATAAAGATGATTCAGAAAAGCTGGGTCAGGGTTTTGAGTTGAGAAAAAGTTATGGTCAGGCACCAGAAGAGTTATTTCCGAATGAACTTTTAGGTCAAAATAAAACAACTCCTGAGCTTATAAAATTCATCGATAGAGAAAGAGAAAAAGGAAACAGCAATCTGAATGCGCACTTGAATGAGTTTCATCAAAGAACCTCAATGCCTGTGTCAATTATCTTACTGACATTTTTAGCACTTTCACTTTCTTCTCAAAAGAAAAGAGGCGGTTTGGGAATTAACTTAGCAATAGGGATTTCTCTAGCGTTCGTATTTGTATTCTCGTTTGAGGCTCTAAAAGTGGTTTCAGAGAATAAAATTTTGTCTCCATCATTAGCGATGTGGATGCCGAATATTATCTTTTTTCCACTGACTTTAATCTTGTATATCAGAAGAGCCAATCAGTAAAGAAGTTTTACTTCTTTATGATAAAACGATTTTGTTTCATCTTCAAATTCAATCCAGATTTTACCTTTTTCATCGGCTTTTCTGATGATGCCATTTTGTCGCTTTCCGTCAATTTCGAACACTGAAATTTCATCTTTTCTGAATAGATTTAGATTAAATTCTTCTAAAACATCTTCTTCAGAATCTATATTTTTAAATTTTTCAACTAAAAATTCATGCAAATCTTTAGTGAAACTTTGTAATTCTAATCGTTTACCGGTTTGGGTTAAGATTGAGCCTGCATTAGAAATTTCATCAAATTTTTCCTGAAGAACATTAATTCCTGCTCCAATAATAAAATAATTTTCTCCATTGAATTTTTTCTTTTCGATCAGAATTCCGACTAGTTTTTTGTTGGCTAAAATAATATCGTTTGGCCATTTTATCTTCACTGTTTTTTCGGTCAGTTTGGCAAGAAGCTGGCGTATTGCTGTTGCGGTATAATAATTGAACAAGAAATCACTGAGTTTGATGTCCTGAGTTTTTACAGCAATGGTGTATGCAAGATTCTGCTCAGGATGGGAAGCCCAAATATTTCCATACTGTCCTCTTCCTTTTGTTTGATTAAAAGTATACAGACCAACAAAATTTGAATGTGGATAAAGTAAAACCTGAGATATTTCGTCATTAGTAGAAGAACACTCTTTTTGGTAAAACAGATCGGTCATTTATGAAAACTTTAAGACATTAAAGCCCTAAAAGTAAGGTTAAAGTAAAAGAAAAACAATAAATTTGCAGATTATAGTATATTTTAATGAACAAAACAGTAGAAAAGCAAGCGCTAATAGATAAAATTGTAGAAGCTATCCAGGATGTAAAGGGGGAAGATATTATGATTTTCGACCTTTCAAAAATTGAAAACTCGGTAGCAGAAACATTTATAATTTGTAGTGGTAACTCAAATACACAAGTCTCGGCATTAGCAGGAAGTGTAGAAAAAAAGGTGAGAAATGATCTTCAGGACAGACCTTGGCACGTAGAGGGTACAGAAAACTCAATGTGGGTCTTGGTAGATTATGTAACCGTGGTGGTGCATATCTTCCAGAAAGAAACTCGTCAGTATTACGATATTGAAGAACTTTGGGGTGATGCAAAAATCACCAAAATAGAAAGTGAAGTATAAATTTTAAAAGTATTAAATGAATAATAAAGGATTTAACTGGTTTTTCCCAATCGCTATAATAGCCCTTTTGTTATTTTTTGCCTCAAACTTTTTAGGTGGCAACAATGCAAAATCTATTGATGAAGATGCTTTCTTTAGAGAAATGCAGGCGGGGAAAGTTCAGAATGTATTGATTGATAAACAAGCTCAAAAAGCTGAAGTATTTTTAACAAAAGCTGCCAAAACAGCTACAGTGACGAAAGATGACAAGGCAAATCCTTTTTCGAATTTAGGTATGTCTACTGCAAAGGCTGATTATAGCCTGAAGTATGGAGATTTACAGCTGTTCTTAGAGAAATTTGAATCTATAAAAAGCCAAAATCCGGCAATCAAAACGTCTAAAGATTATGCAGAAGGTGAGAGTGCATTAATGGGTGCTCTTATTCAGGCTCTTATCTGGATTACGATTTTAGGATTGTTCTACTTCATCCTTTTCAGAAAAATGGGAAGTGGCGGAGGTCCGGGAGGACAGATTTTCTCTATCGGTAAATCTAAAGCCAAATTATTTGACGAAAAAGAAAAAATTCAGACAACATTTAAGGATGTTGCAGGATTAGAAGGAGCTAAAGAAGAGGTGCAGGAAGTTGTAGATTTCTTGAAAAACTCTGAAAAATACACGAAATTGGGAGGTAAAATTCCTAAAGGGGTACTTTTGGTAGGCCCTCCGGGAACAGGTAAAACCTTATTGGCGAAAGCTGTAGCAGGTGAAGCTAAAGTTCCTTTCTTCTCACTGTCAGGTTCAGATTTTGTGGAAATGTTTGTGGGGGTAGGAGCTTCAAGAGTAAGAGATTTGTTTGCTCAGGCAAAGGCAAAATCTCCAGCAATTATCTTTATTGATGAGATTGATGCGATCGGACGTGCAAGAGGAAAAAACAATTTCTCTGGCGGAAACGACGAGAGAGAAAATACATTGAACCAATTGCTTACTGAAATGGACGGTTTCGGAACCGACGTGAACGTAATCGTAATGGCAGCAACCAACAGAGCTGATATTCTGGATAAGGCATTAATGAGAGCTGGTCGTTTTGACCGTTCGGTTTATGTTGATCTTCCGGAATTGCACGAAAGAAGAGAGATTTTTGATGTTCATTTACAGAAGATCAAATTGGATGAGACTATAGACAGGGAGTTCCTGGCAAAGCAAACTCCAGGTTTCAGTGGAGCGGATATCGCTAATGTTTGTAATGAGGCAGCATTGATTGCAGCAAGAAACAGTCATGAATTTGTTAACAAACAAGATTTCTTAGATGCTGTAGACAGAATTATCGGTGGCCTTGAGAAGAAAAATATGGCCATCAAGCCTTCTGAAAAGAAAAGAGTGGCATTCCATGAGGCTGGTCACGCAACAATTTCTTGGTTGGTAGAACATGCTTCTCCATTATTGAAGGTGACGATTGTTCCGAGAGGGCGTTCATTGGGTGCAGCTTGGTATCTTCCTGAAGAAAGACAGTTGACCACTACAGAACAAATGCTGGACGAGATGTGTGCTACATTGGGAGGTAGAGCGGCTGAGCAAGTTATATTTAATAATATTTCTACAGGTGCACTTTCAGATCTGGAAACAGTAACTAAGAGAGCTCAGGCAATGGTTACCATCTACGGATTGAGTCCTAATATTGGTAATATTTCTTACTATGACAGTTCGGGGCAGTCAGAGTACAATTTTGGGAAACCTTATTCTGAGGCTACTGCTTCTAAAATTGATACAGAAATCAAGGCGATTATTGAACATCAATACGAAAGAGCAGTTAGAATCTTGAGTGAAAACAAAGATAAACTGAATGCCTTGGCGAATAAACTTTTAGAAAAAGAAGTGATTTTCCGTGAAGATCTTGAGGATATATTCGGTAAAAGAGCTTGGGATCCTGAATTGACAGAGAGACCGGTGACGAATACTATTCCAATCCATGAAAAAGTAGAAGAAAGTGAGATTCAGGCACCAGAAAGTCCTGCTCAGCTTTAAAATATTTATATTCAATTGAATACAGCCCGGTAATTGTAAAATTGCCGGGTTTTTTCATTTTAAAGCAATATTATTAGAAGCAATTCTAATTAATTTTCTATTTTTGTAGTAAGTTGACTAAAAATACATTAAGTTGAGTTTATTTAAGAGAATTGTAAGCAAACTAACTAATCAGCCTGAGGAAGATGACAAGCAAAGTCTGGAGAAGCTAGGAGATTCGCTGAAAAACGCTGATCTTGATTATAAGTTCGCCCAATTGTTTACCCATTCCGGAGGTTTTTTTAATTATTGTGCTGATGAAGCTGAAGCTTTGCAGACATTAAACCAGATCTTAAAGATTGAGGGTATAAATTCTGTGTTTTGTTGTGACAAAGATTTACAAAATTTTTTGAATGTTGTAAAAGCTTCTCATACACAACAACTTGAAACGGTCAACGATGCTGCATTTATCACTTGCGAATATCTTATTGCGTATGACGGCAGAATAATGCTTTCTCATAATAATATTCTGCATTATCACTCTTCAAGGCTTCCGTCAAAAATTGTTGTGATGGCAAACGTTTCTCAGATCGTTAATAATCTGAATGATGCAATGGGGAAAATAAAGCGTAGCGGAAACATCAAAAATCTTACTTCAATAAGCGGAAATCATTCTAAGCTAGATACCGCAACAAACAATAATACCAAGCTGTTTCTGCTGTTATTAGAAGACTAGAAACAATCTAAATTTTAAATTTTGGACAAAAATCTTATTCAGAGAACCATTTCGGGGATTGTTTACATTGCAGTCATTATTCTCTGTACTACGCCATTGGGAGCTCAGCTTCTCGATCAAATTTCGCCGGGTCTTGTAAAGCAGCAATATTTGTATTACGGATTGATCACTTTTCTTTTGCTGGTAGGAACGTGGGAGTGCATCAAGATCATGAAATTTGGCAATGGTTACGAAAAGTGGGTAGTTCTGCCCATTGTCCTGCTTATTTTCTATATGTTCTCTAAACGGTATTTCTATCACGACTTTTATTTCAATTTCAGGTTAACGGAAATCCTTGCGTTGGCACTAGTTGTGATTGCGGTAGTTACTTTATTTAAATTCACAAGTGAACTGTATTTTGATAGTGGGAAGCTCATTTTCACAGTAATTTATGTAGCCTTACCATTCTCATTTGCCTTAGGTTTGCCTAAATATTCTTCTTACGATAGCAATTTTTCTTTGGAAGTCATTTTCCTTTTTATTTTAATTTGGAGCAGTGATACGTTTGCTTATCTGGTTGGAAAGTTTTTTGGAAAACATAAAATGGCACCTAAGATTTCGCCTAAAAAAACCTGGGAAGGGTATGCCGGTGGAGTAGTACTTACATTATTTTTTTCTTATTTTGTTGAAATGTATCAGCCACAGCTTCGCGGAAACTGGATGGTTGTTGGTTTTCTGATTGCAGCATTTGCGCCTTTGGGAGATCTGGTAGAAAGCCAGCTGAAAAGAACTTTCGGGGTAAAAGACAGCGGAAACATTATTCCTGGGCATGGTGGTGTATTAGATAGGCTGGATAGTTTTTTAATCTGCGTTCCTGTCGTATATTTGTATTTTATTTTAGAAAAATTTATATAAACTCATGAAGTTACATAAAGAATCGAAAGGCACCATCGTAGTTGCCAGTGTATTGTTTGCAATAATTGCGTCGGTAGCTATCTATTTCCTGGAAATGTGGTCGCTTGTAATCATCATACCAATATTAGTTATTTATGCTTTGGTATTTTGGTTTTTCAGAGTTCCGAATCGTGATATTTTAGATCATACGGAAAATGTCATAGCACCTGTTGATGGTAAAGTAGTCATGATTAAAGAAGTTGAAGAAACTGAATTTTTAAAGGAAAAAGCAATTCAGGTTTCTATCTTTATGTCTCCGTTGAATGTTCATATTTGTAGATACCCTGTTTCAGGAAATGTAATTTATAAAAAATATCATCCCGGAAAATATCTGGTAGCCTGGCACGAGAAATCTTCTACAGAAAACGAAAGAACAACGGTGGCTGTAGAAAGTATGACGAATCATAAAGTTGTTTTCAGACAGATTGCAGGATATGTAGCGAGAAGAATTGTTTTTTATTG contains:
- a CDS encoding biotin--[acetyl-CoA-carboxylase] ligase — protein: MTDLFYQKECSSTNDEISQVLLYPHSNFVGLYTFNQTKGRGQYGNIWASHPEQNLAYTIAVKTQDIKLSDFLFNYYTATAIRQLLAKLTEKTVKIKWPNDIILANKKLVGILIEKKKFNGENYFIIGAGINVLQEKFDEISNAGSILTQTGKRLELQSFTKDLHEFLVEKFKNIDSEEDVLEEFNLNLFRKDEISVFEIDGKRQNGIIRKADEKGKIWIEFEDETKSFYHKEVKLLY
- a CDS encoding phosphatidate cytidylyltransferase, with product MDKNLIQRTISGIVYIAVIILCTTPLGAQLLDQISPGLVKQQYLYYGLITFLLLVGTWECIKIMKFGNGYEKWVVLPIVLLIFYMFSKRYFYHDFYFNFRLTEILALALVVIAVVTLFKFTSELYFDSGKLIFTVIYVALPFSFALGLPKYSSYDSNFSLEVIFLFILIWSSDTFAYLVGKFFGKHKMAPKISPKKTWEGYAGGVVLTLFFSYFVEMYQPQLRGNWMVVGFLIAAFAPLGDLVESQLKRTFGVKDSGNIIPGHGGVLDRLDSFLICVPVVYLYFILEKFI
- the rsfS gene encoding ribosome silencing factor — protein: MNKTVEKQALIDKIVEAIQDVKGEDIMIFDLSKIENSVAETFIICSGNSNTQVSALAGSVEKKVRNDLQDRPWHVEGTENSMWVLVDYVTVVVHIFQKETRQYYDIEELWGDAKITKIESEV
- a CDS encoding phosphatidylserine decarboxylase family protein; protein product: MKLHKESKGTIVVASVLFAIIASVAIYFLEMWSLVIIIPILVIYALVFWFFRVPNRDILDHTENVIAPVDGKVVMIKEVEETEFLKEKAIQVSIFMSPLNVHICRYPVSGNVIYKKYHPGKYLVAWHEKSSTENERTTVAVESMTNHKVVFRQIAGYVARRIVFYCNEGDAAKAGHEFGFIKFGSRMDIFLPLDTEIICKIGDKTKGGIDVIARMKD
- the ftsH gene encoding ATP-dependent zinc metalloprotease FtsH encodes the protein MNNKGFNWFFPIAIIALLLFFASNFLGGNNAKSIDEDAFFREMQAGKVQNVLIDKQAQKAEVFLTKAAKTATVTKDDKANPFSNLGMSTAKADYSLKYGDLQLFLEKFESIKSQNPAIKTSKDYAEGESALMGALIQALIWITILGLFYFILFRKMGSGGGPGGQIFSIGKSKAKLFDEKEKIQTTFKDVAGLEGAKEEVQEVVDFLKNSEKYTKLGGKIPKGVLLVGPPGTGKTLLAKAVAGEAKVPFFSLSGSDFVEMFVGVGASRVRDLFAQAKAKSPAIIFIDEIDAIGRARGKNNFSGGNDERENTLNQLLTEMDGFGTDVNVIVMAATNRADILDKALMRAGRFDRSVYVDLPELHERREIFDVHLQKIKLDETIDREFLAKQTPGFSGADIANVCNEAALIAARNSHEFVNKQDFLDAVDRIIGGLEKKNMAIKPSEKKRVAFHEAGHATISWLVEHASPLLKVTIVPRGRSLGAAWYLPEERQLTTTEQMLDEMCATLGGRAAEQVIFNNISTGALSDLETVTKRAQAMVTIYGLSPNIGNISYYDSSGQSEYNFGKPYSEATASKIDTEIKAIIEHQYERAVRILSENKDKLNALANKLLEKEVIFREDLEDIFGKRAWDPELTERPVTNTIPIHEKVEESEIQAPESPAQL
- a CDS encoding LptF/LptG family permease, producing the protein MFKIVDRYIVRKYLGTFGFMLILLSTVVLVIDVQQKIPRIENATALDPKLNLTYFLIHFYPFWIINLVVTFLAILVFISVIYFTSRMANNTEIVAIISSGASFHRFAKPYLLTSLFIALLSLVVNHFVLPWANIKKNALEAYTYNQTNKDKILGTAPVSAQLSKTEYIFINSWNKKEYRGYGFVYQKFDKNRKLTYELKANDAYWDPAKKQFVLNSFLEKTINKDDSEKLGQGFELRKSYGQAPEELFPNELLGQNKTTPELIKFIDREREKGNSNLNAHLNEFHQRTSMPVSIILLTFLALSLSSQKKRGGLGINLAIGISLAFVFVFSFEALKVVSENKILSPSLAMWMPNIIFFPLTLILYIRRANQ
- a CDS encoding LUD domain-containing protein, coding for MSLFKRIVSKLTNQPEEDDKQSLEKLGDSLKNADLDYKFAQLFTHSGGFFNYCADEAEALQTLNQILKIEGINSVFCCDKDLQNFLNVVKASHTQQLETVNDAAFITCEYLIAYDGRIMLSHNNILHYHSSRLPSKIVVMANVSQIVNNLNDAMGKIKRSGNIKNLTSISGNHSKLDTATNNNTKLFLLLLED